A portion of the Paenibacillus sp. PvR098 genome contains these proteins:
- the moaD gene encoding molybdopterin converting factor subunit 1, producing MKLKLLLFAGLAESLGSPLLELELEEDSLTPSQLKNKLAELYPEIAGSLAGAFVAVNQAYADDSTAIREQDEVALIPPVSGGEPQIMELTHAPISIDQVTAKVLHPHHGAALTFIGTTREFTHGKRTTLLEYEAYEPMALRTLHQIGDEIASRYPGTRCAITHRLGSVPVGEISVIIAVSSPHRDTAYDSSRYAIERLKQIVPIWKKEIWEDGSEWKGHQLGPWNPTSEITDQGGTVS from the coding sequence ATGAAGCTCAAACTGCTGCTTTTTGCCGGTTTGGCCGAAAGCTTGGGCTCCCCCTTGCTGGAGCTTGAACTAGAAGAAGATTCGTTGACGCCGTCTCAACTTAAAAATAAGCTGGCTGAGCTTTATCCTGAGATAGCCGGATCGTTAGCAGGTGCTTTCGTCGCCGTGAATCAAGCGTACGCGGATGATAGCACGGCAATACGAGAACAGGACGAAGTGGCTCTCATTCCGCCTGTTTCCGGTGGCGAACCTCAAATTATGGAGCTTACTCATGCTCCCATTTCCATTGATCAGGTGACGGCCAAGGTGCTGCATCCTCATCACGGTGCCGCGCTCACGTTTATCGGAACCACAAGAGAGTTCACTCACGGCAAAAGAACAACCTTGCTGGAATACGAAGCATACGAGCCCATGGCACTGCGTACGCTGCATCAGATCGGGGACGAGATCGCTTCCCGATACCCGGGAACAAGATGTGCGATTACTCATCGTCTTGGTTCTGTTCCGGTCGGTGAGATCAGCGTTATTATTGCTGTCTCCTCTCCGCACCGGGATACTGCGTATGATTCAAGCCGCTATGCCATTGAGCGATTGAAGCAGATCGTCCCCATCTGGAAAAAGGAAATATGGGAGGACGGCTCGGAATGGAAAGGGCATCAGCTTGGCCCTTGGAACCCAACGTCGGAGATAACCGATCAAGGAGGTACTGTAAGTTGA
- a CDS encoding ThiF family adenylyltransferase — protein MSGEDGLSISSAQAAASDPERYSRQILFAPIGKEGQAKLQHARVAIVGMGALGTVLSNHMVRAGVGFVRLIDRDFVERSNLQRQMLYDEADAAESAPKAEAGAARLRAANSGVTIEPVVTDLNWSNAEDLLKDVHLILDGTDNFAVRFLINDVSVKHGIPWIYGGAVSSRGVCLTIVPDETPCLRCLFGQPPEQGTTETCDTAGVIGPIIHTVASHQGAEALKLLIGAEAQRNRKMVHWDLWYNQYAAVDVSKARKADCPCCGERRFEYLNASVQEETIQTLCGRNSVQIQPVRPSALSLNEWAEKLRPLGRLELNPFLLKLYLDNEITLVLFPDGRMIVQGTDDPVAAKSLYSRYIGM, from the coding sequence TTGAGCGGAGAGGACGGACTATCTATATCGTCTGCACAAGCAGCTGCCTCAGACCCGGAGCGCTATTCACGGCAAATACTGTTCGCCCCGATCGGTAAGGAAGGTCAAGCGAAGCTTCAGCATGCTCGTGTGGCCATCGTAGGCATGGGGGCGCTAGGCACCGTGCTGTCGAACCATATGGTACGCGCCGGGGTTGGCTTCGTGCGGCTGATTGACCGAGACTTCGTCGAGAGAAGCAATCTGCAAAGGCAAATGCTTTACGACGAAGCCGACGCTGCCGAATCGGCGCCAAAAGCGGAAGCAGGAGCTGCGCGGCTGCGCGCCGCCAACTCTGGAGTGACAATTGAACCCGTCGTCACAGACCTCAATTGGTCCAACGCCGAGGACCTGCTGAAGGACGTTCATCTTATACTTGACGGAACGGACAACTTTGCCGTGCGCTTCTTAATCAATGACGTAAGCGTAAAACACGGCATACCTTGGATATACGGCGGGGCAGTCAGTTCACGCGGCGTCTGCCTAACGATTGTACCCGACGAAACCCCCTGTCTTCGCTGCCTGTTCGGACAGCCTCCTGAACAAGGAACGACAGAAACCTGCGATACGGCAGGTGTCATCGGACCGATTATTCATACCGTCGCCTCACATCAAGGAGCCGAAGCGCTAAAACTGCTTATTGGCGCTGAAGCACAGAGAAACCGCAAGATGGTTCACTGGGACTTATGGTATAACCAATATGCAGCCGTCGATGTATCCAAAGCTAGGAAGGCAGATTGTCCTTGCTGCGGGGAACGCCGATTTGAATATTTAAACGCAAGCGTACAAGAAGAAACCATTCAAACGCTCTGCGGGCGAAATTCAGTGCAAATTCAACCGGTACGTCCATCAGCGCTTTCTTTGAACGAATGGGCTGAAAAGCTTCGTCCGCTTGGACGTCTGGAGCTGAATCCGTTTCTTCTTAAGCTTTATCTGGATAACGAAATTACGCTTGTGTTGTTTCCGGACGGTCGTATGATTGTACAAGGAACAGACGACCCCGTTGCGGCTAAAAGCTTATACAGCCGCTACATAGGCATGTGA
- a CDS encoding C40 family peptidase translates to MRTTWRRSIAAVIAVVMALTTGCGPQLSKEQQQSSQQGIPSNQGQEANRQKSEILNGKTSEISSNGGTIRIQETGSSELNIPIVTVNGKKYVIGPDFANMVGFNANWDEQRKVFQLGDHDAAYELKMDSLTALKDEESVTLPESPVLHNAQVHIPVSAVNSLFPEDISCEVRGDTLVIHATDTPVSEAIDGPEEANTGSELDFGDDPADPFKGDEGTDTETSAMASPLLWEEENVIPVLKNINMNALISRGKRYLGVDYMFGATPYQRSGRFDCSSFTKYVFGVYGVKLNRTARAQATQGVAVSRKNLRKGDLMFFYVPGRFKTNRTVGHVGIYMGNQRMLHSSPKPQNGVQITNINKAYWKRTYLRSRRVAY, encoded by the coding sequence ATGCGTACAACGTGGCGGAGATCGATAGCTGCAGTCATAGCGGTGGTCATGGCGCTTACGACAGGATGTGGCCCTCAGTTGTCTAAGGAGCAGCAGCAAAGCAGTCAGCAGGGCATACCTAGTAATCAGGGACAAGAAGCCAACCGTCAGAAAAGCGAGATTTTGAATGGGAAAACATCGGAGATCAGTTCTAATGGCGGGACCATCCGTATCCAGGAAACGGGCTCCAGCGAGCTTAACATTCCTATCGTTACGGTAAACGGTAAGAAGTATGTTATCGGCCCCGACTTTGCGAATATGGTCGGATTTAACGCCAATTGGGATGAACAGCGCAAAGTGTTCCAGCTGGGGGACCACGATGCGGCATATGAATTGAAAATGGATAGCTTAACGGCGCTAAAGGATGAGGAGTCTGTAACTCTGCCCGAGTCTCCTGTATTGCATAATGCACAGGTGCATATTCCGGTCTCTGCTGTAAACTCTTTATTTCCTGAGGATATCTCTTGTGAGGTAAGAGGGGACACTCTCGTTATCCATGCTACGGACACTCCTGTCTCTGAAGCCATCGATGGTCCAGAAGAAGCCAACACAGGATCAGAACTGGATTTCGGAGATGACCCGGCGGATCCCTTTAAGGGAGATGAAGGGACAGATACAGAAACTTCTGCCATGGCAAGTCCTTTGTTATGGGAAGAAGAAAACGTCATTCCGGTTCTAAAGAACATTAATATGAACGCGCTCATTAGCCGAGGCAAAAGGTATTTAGGCGTTGATTACATGTTCGGAGCTACCCCGTATCAGAGATCCGGGAGATTCGACTGCTCAAGCTTTACGAAATATGTATTTGGCGTTTACGGGGTCAAATTGAACCGTACAGCCAGAGCTCAGGCTACGCAAGGAGTTGCTGTCAGCCGTAAAAACCTCCGTAAAGGGGATCTGATGTTCTTCTATGTGCCGGGCCGATTTAAAACCAATAGAACGGTTGGGCACGTCGGTATTTATATGGGCAATCAGAGGATGCTTCATTCTTCTCCAAAGCCGCAAAATGGCGTACAAATAACGAATATCAACAAGGCCTACTGGAAACGGACCTACCTTAGATCAAGGCGGGTAGCTTATTAA
- the sufB gene encoding Fe-S cluster assembly protein SufB produces MAKKMPEMEEYKYGFRDEHKAVFQSGKGLTAEIVKEISRMKGEPEWMLEFRLKSLEQFMKMQMPRWGGNMDDLDFNDIQYYVKPSEKQGKTWEEVPTEIKETFDKLGIPEAEQKFLSGVSAQYESEVVYHSMQKDLEDQGVLFMDTDSALREHPEIFRKYFGTIVPPSDNKFAALNSAVWSGGSFIYVPKGVKVEIPLQAYFRINSENMGQFERTLIIADEGSFVHYVEGCTAPVYSTNSLHSAVVEIICLKDSRVRYTTIQNWAPNIYNLVTKRAVAEENATMEWVDGNIGSKLTMKYPAVVLKGRGAKGMVLSIAVAGKGQHQDAGAKMTHLAPDTTSTIVSKSISKHGGKVTYRGLASFGRNSEGSKANIKCDTLIMDNESTSDTIPYNEIMNDNITLEHEATVSKVSEDQLFYLMSRGLSEAEATQMIVMGFIEPFTKELPMEYAVEMNRLIKFEMEGSIG; encoded by the coding sequence ATGGCAAAAAAAATGCCGGAAATGGAAGAATATAAATATGGTTTTCGTGACGAGCACAAGGCCGTTTTTCAAAGCGGTAAAGGTCTGACTGCAGAAATCGTAAAGGAAATATCCAGAATGAAGGGCGAACCGGAGTGGATGCTGGAATTCCGTCTGAAATCTCTGGAGCAGTTTATGAAGATGCAAATGCCGCGTTGGGGCGGAAATATGGATGATCTCGATTTTAACGACATCCAATATTACGTGAAGCCTTCCGAAAAACAAGGTAAAACTTGGGAGGAAGTTCCAACTGAAATTAAAGAAACGTTTGACAAACTTGGAATTCCCGAAGCGGAGCAAAAGTTCTTGTCTGGTGTATCTGCACAATATGAATCGGAAGTTGTTTATCACAGCATGCAGAAGGACCTGGAAGATCAGGGCGTTCTGTTTATGGATACAGATTCCGCGCTTAGAGAGCATCCGGAAATTTTTAGAAAATACTTCGGAACGATCGTTCCTCCAAGCGACAACAAGTTCGCCGCGCTGAACAGTGCTGTATGGTCCGGAGGCAGTTTCATCTATGTGCCAAAGGGCGTAAAGGTGGAAATTCCGCTGCAGGCCTACTTCCGGATCAACTCCGAGAACATGGGGCAGTTCGAGCGGACACTGATCATCGCCGATGAAGGTAGCTTCGTGCACTACGTCGAAGGTTGTACGGCACCGGTCTACAGCACCAACTCGCTGCACAGCGCCGTCGTAGAAATTATTTGCTTGAAGGATTCCCGCGTACGCTACACGACAATCCAGAACTGGGCACCGAATATCTACAACCTTGTTACCAAGCGGGCTGTAGCTGAAGAGAATGCCACAATGGAATGGGTTGACGGTAACATCGGTTCTAAGCTGACGATGAAATATCCGGCCGTTGTTCTTAAAGGCCGCGGCGCTAAAGGAATGGTTCTGTCCATCGCCGTTGCCGGTAAAGGTCAGCATCAGGATGCAGGCGCCAAAATGACCCATTTGGCTCCGGATACGACTTCGACGATTGTATCCAAATCGATCAGCAAGCACGGCGGTAAGGTCACTTATCGTGGTCTAGCCTCCTTTGGTCGCAATTCCGAAGGTTCTAAAGCCAACATCAAATGCGACACGCTGATTATGGATAATGAATCGACGTCCGATACAATCCCATATAATGAAATTATGAACGATAACATCACGCTGGAGCATGAGGCGACTGTCTCCAAAGTATCCGAGGATCAACTCTTCTACCTGATGAGCCGCGGATTGTCGGAAGCCGAAGCAACCCAGATGATCGTTATGGGCTTTATCGAACCGTTCACCAAGGAACTGCCGATGGAATATGCGGTCGAAATGAACCGTTTGATCAAATTTGAAATGGAAGGCTCAATCGGTTAA
- the sufU gene encoding Fe-S cluster assembly sulfur transfer protein SufU has translation MQLDDLYRRVIMDHYKNPRNRGSFEGESVSIDLNNPTCGDKIQLQMQVEDGKVKAAKFLGDGCSISLSSASMMTDAVKGKTLEEALEMAEKFSGLMKGEAVEFEYEDLEALSGVNKFPARIKCATLAWNALRKGIEQTTAK, from the coding sequence ATGCAATTGGATGATTTGTACCGCAGAGTCATTATGGATCATTATAAAAATCCGCGTAACCGCGGCAGCTTCGAAGGCGAATCGGTCAGCATCGATCTCAATAATCCAACTTGCGGAGATAAAATTCAGCTCCAAATGCAGGTGGAGGACGGCAAGGTCAAAGCGGCCAAATTTTTGGGCGATGGGTGCTCCATCAGTCTCTCTTCCGCATCAATGATGACGGATGCCGTAAAAGGCAAAACGCTTGAAGAAGCGCTTGAGATGGCTGAGAAGTTTTCTGGTTTGATGAAGGGCGAAGCCGTTGAATTCGAATATGAGGATTTGGAAGCCTTGTCTGGCGTGAATAAATTCCCGGCCCGGATTAAATGCGCCACACTTGCTTGGAACGCCTTGCGAAAAGGTATTGAGCAAACAACTGCAAAATAA
- a CDS encoding cysteine desulfurase, with the protein MNTAELRQQFPILHQEVNGHPLVYLDSAATSQKPVSVIEAIKRYYEWDNSNVHRGVHTLGSRATDAYEGAREKLRRFINARFAEEVIFTRGTTTAINLVASSYARAVCQKGDEIVITPMEHHSNLIPWQQVAKATGAVLKYIPLQKDGTINLADVEKTITSNTKIVSVTYVSNVLGVVNPVKEIAEIAHRNGAKIVVDGAQSTPHLKVDVQALDCDFYALSGHKMCAPTGIGALYGKKELLQEMDPIEFGGEMIDHVGLFDSTWKDLPWKFEGGTPIIAGAVGLGAAIDFLESIGMDAIDKHEKELTAYAMERMLEIEGLTVYGPQKDRAGLITFNLDDVHPHDVATVLDANGVAVRAGHHCCQPLMRWLNVTATARASFYLYNNEDDVDRLIASLIKTKEYFGHAIG; encoded by the coding sequence ATGAATACGGCAGAGCTCCGGCAGCAGTTTCCCATACTTCATCAGGAAGTGAACGGACATCCGCTGGTGTATCTGGATTCGGCAGCCACTTCCCAGAAGCCCGTATCGGTCATCGAAGCGATCAAACGATACTACGAATGGGATAATTCCAATGTGCACCGCGGCGTCCATACGCTCGGTTCCAGGGCAACGGACGCATATGAAGGGGCGCGTGAGAAACTGCGCCGCTTCATTAACGCCAGATTTGCGGAAGAAGTTATTTTTACCCGCGGCACGACGACAGCGATTAACCTGGTAGCTTCCAGCTATGCTAGAGCCGTATGCCAAAAGGGTGACGAAATTGTCATTACTCCGATGGAGCATCACAGCAATCTCATACCATGGCAGCAGGTAGCTAAAGCGACCGGCGCTGTCTTAAAATATATTCCGCTCCAAAAAGACGGAACCATTAACTTGGCGGATGTGGAAAAAACGATTACGAGCAATACCAAGATCGTATCTGTCACTTATGTTTCTAATGTGCTTGGAGTTGTGAATCCGGTGAAGGAAATTGCAGAGATTGCACATCGGAACGGAGCCAAAATAGTCGTGGATGGCGCGCAAAGCACACCGCATTTGAAAGTCGACGTTCAGGCGCTGGATTGCGACTTCTACGCTTTGTCCGGTCACAAAATGTGCGCACCCACCGGAATCGGCGCGCTTTACGGCAAGAAAGAACTGCTTCAGGAAATGGATCCGATCGAGTTCGGCGGCGAAATGATTGACCATGTTGGGCTGTTCGATTCTACATGGAAGGACTTGCCGTGGAAGTTCGAGGGTGGTACGCCGATTATTGCAGGGGCTGTCGGACTCGGTGCAGCCATCGATTTTCTCGAGAGCATTGGTATGGATGCCATTGACAAGCATGAGAAGGAGCTTACGGCCTATGCCATGGAGCGCATGCTTGAAATCGAAGGATTGACTGTCTATGGTCCGCAGAAAGACCGGGCGGGGCTGATCACCTTTAACTTGGACGATGTGCATCCTCATGATGTTGCAACCGTTCTTGACGCGAATGGTGTCGCCGTCAGGGCAGGACACCATTGCTGCCAGCCGCTGATGCGTTGGCTTAACGTAACGGCCACCGCGCGCGCCAGCTTTTATCTTTATAACAACGAAGACGATGTGGACCGTTTGATCGCTTCTCTAATCAAAACAAAGGAGTATTTCGGTCATGCAATTGGATGA
- the sufD gene encoding Fe-S cluster assembly protein SufD, with the protein MSTQTVLPIDRASLVEQSKARREPEWMTALREEALELAGLLELPKLEKTRIDRWNLQSFGTYKAVKAAQSLEELPAEAKSLLQNDGQGQPDNLLVQHNSGVIYSSISESLKQQGVIFTSLEEALNLHEDLVKPYFMSVVEKNENRLTALHTALWSGGVFLYVPKNVQVEVPVQALFLSDDREASFSPHVLIVAEQHASVTYVDNFISQGNLNGLVYNGVAEVIVKAGAKVTFASVHNLDESVTNLTYRRALLESDANVDWIIGEMHYGNAMSDTTTILKGKGSSSDAKVICVGTADQKLNVTTRAVHFGKHTDSNMITRAVMRDTATGIFNGVTKIEKGATKANGEQTEKVLMLSPKSRGDANPILLIDEDDVTAGHAASVGQVNPEQVYYLMSRGISKQEAERLIIYGFLDPVVSEIPLEQIGSQLRQLVERKLGQ; encoded by the coding sequence ATGAGTACACAAACCGTTCTTCCCATCGATCGTGCAAGCTTGGTGGAGCAGTCCAAAGCAAGGCGGGAGCCAGAATGGATGACCGCTTTGCGCGAAGAGGCGCTGGAGCTGGCAGGATTGTTGGAATTACCAAAATTAGAAAAAACAAGAATCGACCGTTGGAATCTTCAATCCTTCGGAACCTATAAAGCGGTAAAGGCGGCCCAATCTCTCGAAGAGCTGCCGGCCGAAGCGAAGAGCTTGCTTCAGAACGACGGACAAGGTCAACCGGACAATCTTCTGGTGCAGCATAACTCCGGTGTGATCTATAGCAGTATCTCCGAATCGCTGAAACAGCAAGGTGTGATCTTTACCAGTCTGGAAGAAGCTTTGAACCTTCACGAGGACTTGGTCAAGCCGTATTTCATGAGTGTCGTGGAGAAAAATGAGAACCGTTTGACCGCGCTGCATACCGCTTTGTGGAGCGGTGGCGTTTTCTTATACGTGCCTAAGAACGTTCAAGTGGAAGTGCCTGTTCAAGCGTTGTTCTTGTCTGATGACAGAGAGGCGAGCTTCTCCCCGCACGTTCTCATTGTAGCTGAACAGCATGCTTCTGTCACTTACGTTGACAATTTCATCTCTCAAGGAAATTTAAACGGTCTGGTGTATAATGGAGTAGCTGAGGTTATTGTCAAAGCCGGTGCTAAGGTTACCTTCGCATCCGTTCATAATTTGGATGAGAGCGTGACGAATTTAACATACCGCCGCGCACTGCTTGAGAGCGACGCTAACGTGGATTGGATTATCGGCGAGATGCATTACGGCAACGCAATGTCCGACACAACCACGATTTTGAAGGGGAAAGGCTCGAGCTCCGATGCCAAAGTCATTTGCGTGGGCACTGCGGACCAGAAGCTGAACGTGACTACCCGTGCGGTACATTTCGGAAAGCATACCGATAGTAACATGATTACCCGTGCGGTCATGCGAGACACAGCGACGGGAATCTTTAACGGCGTGACGAAAATTGAGAAGGGCGCAACCAAGGCGAACGGCGAGCAAACCGAGAAGGTGCTGATGCTTAGCCCGAAATCACGCGGTGACGCGAATCCAATTCTGCTCATAGATGAGGATGACGTTACAGCTGGCCATGCTGCAAGCGTGGGTCAAGTCAATCCGGAGCAAGTTTACTATCTCATGTCCAGGGGTATTTCTAAACAAGAGGCTGAGCGCTTGATCATCTACGGATTTTTGGATCCAGTGGTTTCCGAAATTCCGCTGGAACAAATCGGATCGCAGCTGCGTCAGCTGGTGGAAAGGAAGCTGGGACAATGA
- the sufC gene encoding Fe-S cluster assembly ATPase SufC gives MTKGPQLIIDGLKATVEGKEILKGLSLTIKGGEVHAIMGPNGTGKSTLASTLMGHPKYEVTGGSVSLDSEDVLEMATDERARAGLFLAMQYPSEITGVTNADFLRSAINARRGEGNELSLIKFIRQMEAKMKELEMNPEFMHRYLNEGFSGGEKKRNEILQMMMLDPRIVVLDEIDSGLDIDALRIVAEGVNAMRSEDRGFLIITHYQRLLNYVKPDFVHVMMQGRIVKSGGPELAERLENDGYDWIKEELGIVDERVGQDEEEFKMPMNTTAPKY, from the coding sequence ATGACTAAAGGACCACAATTGATCATAGACGGTTTGAAGGCAACTGTCGAAGGAAAAGAGATTTTGAAAGGACTCAGCCTGACCATTAAGGGTGGCGAAGTGCATGCCATCATGGGACCAAACGGAACAGGTAAGAGTACTTTAGCTTCTACTTTGATGGGACATCCCAAATATGAGGTAACAGGTGGCTCTGTGTCACTTGATAGCGAAGATGTTCTGGAAATGGCGACAGACGAAAGAGCGCGTGCCGGTCTGTTCCTGGCCATGCAGTATCCAAGTGAAATTACGGGCGTGACAAACGCAGATTTCTTGCGCAGCGCCATCAATGCCCGCCGCGGCGAAGGCAACGAACTGTCGCTGATCAAGTTTATCCGTCAAATGGAAGCCAAAATGAAGGAGCTGGAGATGAACCCTGAGTTCATGCACCGCTATTTGAACGAAGGCTTCTCCGGCGGTGAAAAGAAGCGTAACGAAATTTTGCAAATGATGATGCTCGATCCAAGAATCGTCGTTCTCGATGAAATCGACTCCGGTCTGGATATCGACGCATTGCGTATTGTGGCTGAAGGTGTCAACGCCATGCGCTCTGAAGATCGCGGCTTCCTGATCATTACGCACTACCAACGCCTTCTGAACTACGTCAAACCGGACTTTGTTCACGTGATGATGCAAGGTCGTATCGTTAAATCGGGCGGACCGGAACTTGCAGAGCGTTTGGAGAACGATGGTTATGACTGGATCAAAGAAGAGCTCGGCATCGTTGACGAAAGAGTAGGGCAAGATGAAGAAGAATTCAAGATGCCAATGAACACTACGGCTCCTAAATATTAA
- a CDS encoding DUF1802 family protein: MRELEQDQAVGLKEWAVAVEALRSGRQFLIMRKGGIREETKDFQIESESFYLYPTYEHQRKELISPDYQDDVQEVEAGWSGRQTEVMINCYAELAEDILISSQEELDRIAEFHIWTNRFAEERLKWKRAKPLHLMVLRVYELDRPVSIPVMPEYNGCKSWIGLPSGLLNEAPRRPVLTDSEWNAQISELKAALR, translated from the coding sequence ATGCGTGAACTTGAGCAAGATCAAGCTGTCGGCTTGAAGGAATGGGCAGTGGCGGTCGAAGCCCTGCGGTCAGGTAGGCAGTTTTTGATTATGCGTAAAGGCGGCATTCGTGAGGAAACCAAAGATTTTCAAATAGAGAGCGAAAGCTTCTATTTATATCCGACCTATGAACATCAGAGAAAAGAACTGATTAGCCCCGACTATCAAGACGACGTGCAAGAAGTGGAGGCAGGATGGAGCGGCAGGCAGACCGAAGTCATGATTAACTGTTATGCGGAACTTGCCGAAGACATACTGATATCATCTCAAGAGGAACTGGATAGGATCGCCGAGTTTCATATTTGGACGAACCGTTTTGCTGAGGAGCGGCTCAAGTGGAAGCGGGCGAAGCCTTTGCATCTTATGGTGCTTCGGGTGTATGAGCTGGATCGGCCTGTGAGCATCCCGGTGATGCCAGAGTATAACGGATGCAAGTCATGGATCGGTCTTCCCTCGGGTTTATTAAATGAAGCTCCACGCAGGCCCGTGCTGACGGATTCAGAATGGAACGCTCAAATATCTGAGTTAAAGGCGGCTCTTAGATAA
- a CDS encoding asparagine synthase, with protein MREGLIPTVLGTAVTASGAALRNKYPMAAAAVVGFGLAHVVLGAIDLVEHRSKMF; from the coding sequence ATGCGCGAAGGACTGATTCCAACGGTTTTGGGTACGGCTGTCACTGCGTCCGGTGCCGCTCTGCGCAATAAATATCCGATGGCTGCCGCGGCGGTCGTAGGTTTCGGGCTGGCACATGTCGTTCTGGGAGCTATCGATTTGGTGGAGCACCGCAGCAAAATGTTTTAA
- the mtnK gene encoding S-methyl-5-thioribose kinase, producing MPAYHALTETEAIEYARQLPNLFQRDSKLSSREIGDGNLNLVFHISEPSTGKSIILKQALPYAKVVGESWPLTLDRARIESEALMIQESLCPDLVPHVHDYEPDLALTVMQDLSDHVIMRRGLIERNKYPLFAGHIGTFLARTLFYTSDLGMNQQDKKERVKRFINPELCKITEDLIFDDPYTDSPNNNVPPAIRDAVEAVWSDTELHLEVAILREKFLTHAQALLHGDLHTGSIFIKPDSTKVIDPEFAYYGPMGFDIGALFANLLLNFAAQEGWSKDSESRQDFRTYLTQTIRDVWVKFYSEFRTLWNEHGVDRMAKTPGYQDIYMKRVLQDTFGFTGCKIVRRVHGLSQVADINTIEDESAKESAQRIALAIGTSLIKWNRQADSIEQIIDIAEKTVR from the coding sequence ATGCCCGCTTATCACGCGCTTACGGAAACCGAAGCGATTGAATACGCAAGACAACTACCCAACTTATTTCAAAGGGACAGCAAGCTGTCCAGCCGGGAAATCGGAGACGGAAACCTGAACCTCGTGTTCCATATTTCAGAGCCCTCTACCGGTAAAAGCATTATTCTCAAACAAGCACTGCCTTATGCCAAGGTTGTCGGGGAATCTTGGCCTTTGACTTTGGACCGTGCCCGCATCGAGAGTGAAGCCCTGATGATTCAAGAATCGCTTTGCCCCGATTTGGTGCCGCATGTCCATGACTACGAACCGGATCTGGCTCTGACGGTCATGCAGGATTTAAGCGATCACGTCATTATGCGCCGCGGGTTGATCGAGCGAAATAAATACCCGCTGTTTGCAGGACATATCGGAACCTTCTTGGCCCGGACTCTATTTTACACTTCTGATTTGGGAATGAATCAACAGGACAAAAAAGAACGGGTCAAGCGCTTCATCAATCCCGAGCTGTGTAAAATTACAGAGGATCTCATTTTTGACGATCCTTATACGGATTCACCAAACAATAATGTCCCGCCGGCCATCCGCGATGCGGTAGAAGCCGTGTGGAGCGATACGGAGCTGCATCTTGAGGTAGCTATTCTTCGTGAAAAGTTTCTGACGCATGCACAGGCGCTGCTTCACGGCGACCTGCATACCGGAAGTATTTTTATTAAGCCGGATTCTACAAAAGTAATTGATCCGGAATTCGCCTATTACGGCCCTATGGGCTTCGATATCGGCGCTTTGTTCGCAAACCTCCTGCTGAATTTTGCAGCACAAGAAGGCTGGAGCAAGGACTCCGAATCCCGTCAGGACTTCCGGACTTATCTTACTCAAACGATCAGGGATGTATGGGTGAAGTTTTACAGCGAGTTCCGCACGCTATGGAACGAGCATGGAGTTGACCGCATGGCGAAGACACCTGGCTATCAGGACATTTACATGAAACGGGTGCTCCAGGATACGTTTGGATTTACGGGCTGCAAAATCGTCCGCCGCGTCCACGGTCTTTCTCAAGTGGCTGACATCAACACCATCGAAGACGAAAGCGCCAAAGAGAGTGCCCAACGGATCGCTCTCGCCATTGGCACTTCCCTGATCAAGTGGAACCGTCAAGCGGACTCGATTGAACAAATAATTGACATTGCAGAAAAAACCGTTAGATAG